The Stieleria maiorica genome includes the window CATGCCTTGCGGTGGCGGACCACCACGTCCGCGTCGATCTCCACGAGCCATGGTCTGCATCGCCGTCGTCAACTCTGCCTGGGTCACGCTGCCGTCCCCGTTCGTGTCGGCTTGTTGAAACAGCTGGAAGATCATTTCGGTGGGCGGACCGCCCCGCATCCCGCCTTGTTGTCCACCACGACCGGGCGGCTGGGCGAACAGAAGACCGGGAACCAAAACGATTCCGGAAAACACGGCACCTTGGACGCTACGACGGACCATATCTACTTCTCCACTAAACTGGTGCTTTGCGATTGATTTCGAGCATTGATGTCGGCAAGCTGATTGCCCGACGGGTGACAATGCGTCGTCTCCGCGCGACAGGGGCCACGCTTTTTCGGATTTCTCTGTCGCAAAACCCTGACCCCATGTCGCATTCCGTTCTCGCGACGACAGCTTGATCGACGACGATAAAGCGGATGAACTTGGGGACTTCAGCGACCGCGACCGGGGCACGTCAGATTCCTCGTTGTCCCGCACGCTTCGTCACCATCACCGGTGGTTGGACACGCACGTCAAATCTAAGCGACGGCGTTCAGCGGCGCGGCGTCGCCTGACGCACTGCTGACATGTCTGTCCATCGAACGGCCCCATCGCCCTCTCCCAAACGTCTCGGCGAATCAGGATAGAATGGAGCCCCCTTTGTATCGTTCGGATTCATGTTCATCGGCGCATGGAACGAGAACTTGTCTGAACCATGATCGCTATCGCTGCGATCCAATTTCCCCACGACGTATCGACATCCAATGAAAGTCAACTCCCTTGCGTTCCTGGTCTGTTTCTTCTTGCCACTGATGACCGTTTCCATCAGTCACGCAGCTGACACTCCCCCTAACGTCGTGCTGGTTTTTGCCGACGACCTGGGCTACGGTGACCTGGGGTGCTACGGGGCAACCAAGGTGCAGACGCCGAACATCGACCGCTTGGCCAAAGAAGGGCGAATGTTCTCCGACGCTCATTCCGCGTCCGCGGTTTGCACGCCTTCGCGCTACGCCTTGTTGACCGGCGAGTATCCGCTCCGCGCCAACGGTGGTAAAGGCGTGTGGGGACCGGCGCCGGTGACCAGCGGATTGATCGTTGACACCGATAAATTGACCACGGCGGACGTTTTCAAAAACAACGGCTATAAAACGGCGGCACTGGGCAAGTGGCATTTGGGGTTCGGTGAGGGGACCAACAACTGGCAGGAACCGCTGCGTCCCGGCCCCTTGGATCTCGGGTTCGATTACTACTTCGGACTACCCGTGGTCAACAGCGCCCCGCCGTATGTCTACGTCGAAAATGATCGCATCGTCGGCGGTGACCCGGCCGACCCGCTGGTCTATCTCGGCCGGGGCCAACACAAGGACGCAACGCCGATCACCAAGATTCCCCCCGAAGCCTCGCAACGCACGCCTAACATGTTCAAAGGGGCGGTCGAGGCTCACAAACACTACAACGACTACACGGTCGGAACGGTCTTGGCGGGCAAGGCGGTCGACTGGATCACCGCCAACAAGCAGAATCCGTTCTTTCTGTACCTGGCCACGACCCACATTCACCACCCCTTTACCCCCGGAGAAAACTTTCAGGGTTCAAGCCAAGCGGAGCTCTACGGCGACTTCATCCAGGAATTGGACTGGATGGTCGGGCAAGTCACCAAGTCGCTCGAGGAGCATGGTTTGAGTGACAACACGCTGGTCATCTTCACCAGCGACAACGGCGCGATGTTGAATCTGGGTGGCCGCAACGCGGTCAGGGCGGGACATCGGATCAACGGCGATCTGCTGGGATTCAAGTTCGGTGCCTGGGAAGGCGGTCATCGCGTTCCGTTCATCGCCCGCTGGCCCGGCAAGATTGCACCGGGCAGCAAGTCGGACCAGTTGATCTGCAACGTCGACCTGCTTGCCACGTTTGCGGCGTTGGTCGGCAAGGACCCCGAATCGGTGGAGAACAAAGACAGCATCAACATGCTGCCTGCCTTGCTGGGAGATCCGTCCGAGCCGCTTCGCGAAGAGTTGCTCCTTGCGCCGCACAAGCCATCGCACTTGGCCATCCGCAAAGGAAAGTGGTTGTACATCGGGGCGCGGGGCAGCGGCGGATTTAGCGGCAGCAAGGAACACCAACACGCCTGGGGCGGACCGCCGGCGACGGCGTTTGTCGGCAGCGTAAACAGCGACATCGAAAACGGCAGGTACAAGCCGGACGCGCCGCGCGCCCAACTCTACGATTTGCAGAACGATGTCCGCCAAACCCAAAACGTTTACAACCGATTCCCCGAGGTCGTGAAGGAAATGGAGGCATTGTTGGAAAGCTATCGCCCCCAAAAGGCGGCAGCAAAGAACCCAAAACGAAATCGTCAACCGAAGGTGACCAAGCAATGAGCGCGGTCGCTCGCTCTGACGTAGCTACGCTCGCCAGAGCGTGGAAAGCGCCTGGAATCCACTTTCTGCCAATGGATGTCGATTGTATGACTGCAACTTTTGGCACCCCCTCCAAATTCTCTCCCTCTGGGAGAGACGGCGTTTGCGCAGCAAGCAAACGCCAGAGAGGGCCCGCGCCGGAAGCGTCATTTCCGCCCCCGAATCACGAAAGTCTTGGCGACTTCCGCTACGTACAGATTCGTCACCTAGACAGTCGACGTCCCACGGCGCGGTCCGTCAAACAGCAAACCGCGGCGTTTCGCGGGAGTTGTTTCATTGTCCTGCTCGCCGGCGTGTTGATTCACGCGCTGATGCCATCACTCGGTTTCGGCCAGACGCCGCGGCGACCCAACGTCATCTTCTTTTTGACCGATGACCTGGGATACTCCGACATCAGCTGCTACGGCGCGACGAAGGTGCAGACGCCGAACATCGACCGCTTGGCGTCCGAAGGGATCAAGTTCACGGACTTCCATACCGGCGCTTCGATCTGTTCCCCGTCGCGGGCGGCTTTTCTGACCGGTGCCTATCCCCAGCGATGTGGCCTCTATATGGGAATCAATCCGATCCGTGACGAACATTGGTTTCTGGGGCTGAATCCCGATGAAGTCACATTGGCGGAGCAGTTTAAAAAGCAAGATTACGAAACCTTTTTGATCGGCAAATGGCACCTCGGCAAGGAACCCGAATTCCATCCCTTCCGGCACGGGTTTGATCACTACTACGGCATGCCCAACAACGCGGGGCACTCGTCAACGTTTTACGACGGCAAGCAGGAGATCTATTCGCAAACTCCCTTGGCCCAGCTGACCAAGCTGTACACGGATCGAGCGGTGAAGATCATCACCGAGCACGGCGACCAACCGTTCTTTTTGTATTTCTCGCACAACTATCCCCACACGCCTTACAAAGCCGGCAAGGACTTCGTCGGATCGTCCCAGGACGGCGTCCGCGGCGACGTGATTGAGGAACTTGATTGGGGAATTGGCGAAATGATGAACGCGCTACACAAGGCGGGGATCGCGGAGAATACGATCGTGATCTTCACATCGGACAACGGTCCGGTGAAACCGCAATACGCGGCCCCCTATCGCGGAACCAAGTATGTGACCTTCGAAGGCGGCCATCGCGTCCCGTTCATTTTTCATTGGCCGGCGGTGATCAAGCATGGCGTCCAATCCGACACGCCGGTCGTCGCCATGGATCTGTTCCCGTCGTTGTCGGAGATCATTGGCCAGACGCTACCGGACGATCGCGTGTACGACGGCGTCAGCCTGATGCCGCTCTTGATCGGCGGAAAGCTGACTCGGGCCGATGACCAGCCGTTCTACTATTACAACTGCGAGAACCTGCAAGCGATTCGTCACGGCGACTGGAAGTTGCATCTTCCGCGTTCCAGCGAGCAGCTCCCGTTTTGGGACAAGAACAAGGCCTTCACACGGATCCAGTCACCCGTCCTGTACAACCTGCGTTTGGACGTTGCCGAGTCGCAAGACGTCTCCGCGGCCAACCCCGATATCGTCCGGCAGATGGTACGCATGGCCGAACAGACTCGCCAGGAACTGGGGGAGTTTATGCAACGGGGCGATGGCCAACGCCCGACCGGATCGGCGATTAAGGATGCGCCGGTCATCAGCCATGGAAAAGACTGGCCGACGGTCGATGCCGCCACACGCAAGGCGATCCACGCCGAGCGTCTGAAGCGACATCCGGAGTTGAAAGCGGAAACAGGGAAACAAAAGCCGCGCACGCAGAGACAAAGAACGAAATGAGTCAGAATTGTTCAAGTGTTGGTGTACAGGCTTTGGCCGCCATCCAAATTGGGACGGCCGTTGCTCCGGGTACGATGGCCCTTCCGGGCCGTCGTCCACAGGACTCACCGCGACGACCTAAAATGGACGTCGTACAACGAGGCCTTCTGACATTGGTTTTCAGTGTCAGCTTGTTACTGCTTCTGGCATCGACCAGAACGGCAGCTGCGGAAAGTCCGGCCCGACCGCCCAACATCATTTTGATTTTCGCCGATGATGTCGGCTACGGTGACTTGGGCTGTTATGGTTCGACGTTGAACACACCCCAGATCGATCGCCTGGCTCGCGAGGGGTTCCGCTGGACTGATTGTCTGGTCGCGGCCAACGTTTGCGGTCCGTCGCGAGCCGCATTGATGACCGGGCGTTATCCGATGCGCTGCGGGCATCCGATTTCCAGGCACAACACCCCCAAATACGCCGAATACGGAATCGCGGCCGAGGAGCTGACCCTTGCCGAGCTGCTGAAGTCGGCCGGCTACTACAACAAGATGGTCGGGAAATGGCACCTCGGATTTCATGTCAACGGTTCCCATCCCCTGGACGCCGAGTTGATGCAGGAAGCCGAACGGATTCGCGCCCAGATCGGCGATGTCCACGTCATCGGTTCCGACCAGCGCCCCCATCATTTGGCCAATCCGCAAGACAAGACTTAGCCCATGCCCGAGCGAACCCTCCAAGAGCGTCAGAATTCGTGCTCGTCCCCGAGCGTTGGTCGTGGACGGTCGATCCAACGCAGGAGTTTTCTGGGCGCGATCGGCGCCGGTGGCGGTGCAGCCGTGTTGCCCGG containing:
- a CDS encoding sulfatase family protein yields the protein MKVNSLAFLVCFFLPLMTVSISHAADTPPNVVLVFADDLGYGDLGCYGATKVQTPNIDRLAKEGRMFSDAHSASAVCTPSRYALLTGEYPLRANGGKGVWGPAPVTSGLIVDTDKLTTADVFKNNGYKTAALGKWHLGFGEGTNNWQEPLRPGPLDLGFDYYFGLPVVNSAPPYVYVENDRIVGGDPADPLVYLGRGQHKDATPITKIPPEASQRTPNMFKGAVEAHKHYNDYTVGTVLAGKAVDWITANKQNPFFLYLATTHIHHPFTPGENFQGSSQAELYGDFIQELDWMVGQVTKSLEEHGLSDNTLVIFTSDNGAMLNLGGRNAVRAGHRINGDLLGFKFGAWEGGHRVPFIARWPGKIAPGSKSDQLICNVDLLATFAALVGKDPESVENKDSINMLPALLGDPSEPLREELLLAPHKPSHLAIRKGKWLYIGARGSGGFSGSKEHQHAWGGPPATAFVGSVNSDIENGRYKPDAPRAQLYDLQNDVRQTQNVYNRFPEVVKEMEALLESYRPQKAAAKNPKRNRQPKVTKQ
- a CDS encoding sulfatase family protein, encoding MPSLGFGQTPRRPNVIFFLTDDLGYSDISCYGATKVQTPNIDRLASEGIKFTDFHTGASICSPSRAAFLTGAYPQRCGLYMGINPIRDEHWFLGLNPDEVTLAEQFKKQDYETFLIGKWHLGKEPEFHPFRHGFDHYYGMPNNAGHSSTFYDGKQEIYSQTPLAQLTKLYTDRAVKIITEHGDQPFFLYFSHNYPHTPYKAGKDFVGSSQDGVRGDVIEELDWGIGEMMNALHKAGIAENTIVIFTSDNGPVKPQYAAPYRGTKYVTFEGGHRVPFIFHWPAVIKHGVQSDTPVVAMDLFPSLSEIIGQTLPDDRVYDGVSLMPLLIGGKLTRADDQPFYYYNCENLQAIRHGDWKLHLPRSSEQLPFWDKNKAFTRIQSPVLYNLRLDVAESQDVSAANPDIVRQMVRMAEQTRQELGEFMQRGDGQRPTGSAIKDAPVISHGKDWPTVDAATRKAIHAERLKRHPELKAETGKQKPRTQRQRTK